The Geobacillus stearothermophilus ATCC 12980 genome contains a region encoding:
- a CDS encoding LutB/LldF family L-lactate oxidation iron-sulfur protein, whose translation MSRNSTSSIARNKRRGAVAGMQDRGYVRRLGVIEELGHWEEWRSLAEQIRKHTLENLDFYLMQLSENVAKRGGHVFFAQTAEEANDYIRRVALEKQAKKIVKSKSMVTEEINLNPVLEAIGCQVVETDLGEYILQIDDHDSPSHIVGPALHKNKEQIRDVFQRKLGYTKSSDPVELARHAREMLRRDYLTADIGITGCNFAIAESGSITLVTNEGNADLVTALPKTQITVMGMERIVPTFEEMEVLVSMLTRSSVGQKLTSYITVLTGPRDAGDVDGPEEFHLVIVDNGRSSILGTEFQPVLQCIRCAACVNVCPVYRHIGGHSYGSIYSGPIGAVLSPLLGGYDDYKELPYASSLCAACTEACPVKIPLHELLIKHRQIIVEREGKAPAAEKLAMKAFRLGTASPSLYRFGTKLAPSAFAPFVEDGRITKGPGPLKAWTESREFPAPSKERFRDWFRNRQKGGNPS comes from the coding sequence ATCTCGCGGAACTCGACGTCGTCAATCGCCCGCAACAAACGGCGCGGGGCGGTCGCCGGCATGCAAGACCGCGGCTATGTGCGGCGGCTTGGCGTCATCGAAGAGCTCGGCCATTGGGAAGAGTGGCGGTCGCTTGCTGAACAAATCCGCAAGCATACGCTCGAAAACTTGGACTTTTATTTAATGCAACTCAGCGAAAACGTTGCCAAACGGGGCGGCCACGTCTTTTTCGCCCAAACAGCCGAAGAGGCGAACGACTACATCCGCCGCGTCGCTTTGGAAAAGCAAGCGAAAAAAATCGTCAAATCGAAATCAATGGTGACAGAAGAAATCAACTTAAATCCGGTGCTTGAGGCCATCGGCTGTCAAGTGGTCGAAACCGACCTCGGTGAGTACATTTTGCAGATTGACGACCATGACTCGCCGTCGCATATCGTCGGTCCGGCGCTCCATAAAAACAAAGAGCAAATCCGCGATGTCTTTCAACGGAAGCTGGGCTATACGAAATCGTCCGACCCCGTTGAGCTTGCGCGCCACGCCCGTGAAATGCTGCGGCGCGACTATTTGACGGCTGACATCGGCATCACCGGCTGCAATTTCGCCATCGCTGAATCGGGATCGATCACGCTTGTGACGAACGAAGGCAACGCCGATTTGGTGACCGCATTGCCGAAAACGCAAATTACCGTCATGGGGATGGAGCGGATCGTGCCGACGTTTGAGGAGATGGAAGTGCTGGTGAGCATGCTCACACGAAGCTCTGTCGGGCAAAAACTGACGAGCTACATCACCGTTCTCACCGGTCCGCGCGATGCAGGCGACGTCGACGGTCCGGAAGAATTCCATCTCGTCATCGTCGACAACGGGCGTTCATCAATTTTAGGCACGGAGTTTCAACCGGTGCTGCAGTGCATCCGCTGCGCGGCTTGCGTCAACGTCTGCCCGGTCTACCGCCATATCGGCGGCCATTCGTACGGTTCCATTTACTCCGGCCCGATCGGCGCGGTATTGTCGCCGCTGTTGGGCGGTTACGACGACTACAAGGAGCTTCCGTACGCGTCCTCCCTTTGCGCCGCCTGTACGGAAGCGTGCCCGGTGAAAATTCCGCTTCATGAGCTGCTTATCAAACATCGCCAAATCATCGTGGAGCGCGAAGGAAAAGCGCCGGCCGCAGAAAAATTGGCGATGAAGGCGTTTCGTCTCGGGACCGCCTCACCGTCATTGTACCGGTTCGGCACGAAGTTGGCACCAAGCGCCTTCGCCCCGTTTGTCGAAGACGGGCGCATCACAAAAGGCCCCGGCCCGCTCAAAGCGTGGACGGAAAGCCGCGAATTTCCGGCGCCAAGCAAAGAGCGGTTCCGCGATTGGTTTCGCAATCGCCAAAAAGGAGGGAATCCATCATGA
- a CDS encoding (2Fe-2S)-binding protein, whose translation MEETTKRELVLHVNGERRSIVTRQAETLLFVLRDGLGLTGAKPGCLNGDCGACTVLVDGTPIKSCMMLAIETVGKEITSIEGLDDAPIQHAFVRHFGFQCGYCTPGFIMNAHALIERHPNADEATIQEWLESNICRCTSYQEIEAAVKEVLEAKKAKPTDP comes from the coding sequence ATGGAGGAAACGACAAAGCGGGAGCTTGTGCTGCACGTTAATGGAGAACGAAGATCGATCGTCACTCGCCAAGCCGAAACGCTGCTGTTTGTTTTGCGCGATGGGCTGGGGCTGACCGGGGCCAAGCCAGGCTGTTTGAACGGCGACTGCGGCGCCTGCACCGTCTTAGTCGACGGCACGCCGATCAAATCATGCATGATGCTGGCTATCGAAACGGTCGGCAAAGAGATCACCTCGATCGAAGGGCTTGATGATGCCCCCATTCAGCACGCCTTCGTCCGCCACTTCGGCTTTCAGTGCGGCTATTGCACTCCTGGGTTCATTATGAACGCCCACGCGCTCATCGAGCGGCACCCAAACGCCGATGAGGCGACGATTCAAGAATGGCTGGAGTCGAATATTTGCCGCTGCACAAGCTATCAAGAAATTGAAGCGGCGGTCAAAGAAGTGCTCGAAGCCAAAAAAGCAAAACCAACAGATCCTTGA
- a CDS encoding D-2-hydroxyacid dehydrogenase, translating to MNIRRILVTGRLYAELAALLPDKRPDKAFRFVAEEELTDDDFVWADAYVGFRPAGPFSLANLRWVHSLGAGVDAFLWKREWKKDVLLTRTVGSLGEQIAEYCLSYLLRDAQCHDVYAWHQEQRQWKPFAPKRLGEQRVVIYGTGEIGRRIAETLRLFGVSPIGVSRSGRDTPTFSAVYRHEEAGEALACADWVIAALPLTEETHHLFDETFFACLHNAGFINVGRGATVEETALVGALENRNVRLAVLDVFEEEPLPPHSPLWVHPNVIITPHIAALTSAEDAAQSILDTLRCIETGEPLANAVDVSRQY from the coding sequence ATGAACATCCGACGCATTCTCGTGACGGGAAGGCTTTATGCCGAGCTTGCCGCCCTTCTTCCGGACAAGCGGCCCGATAAAGCGTTTCGCTTTGTGGCGGAGGAAGAACTGACGGACGATGATTTCGTCTGGGCGGATGCGTACGTCGGCTTTCGGCCGGCCGGGCCGTTTTCGCTTGCCAACTTGCGCTGGGTGCATTCGCTTGGCGCGGGCGTTGACGCGTTTTTATGGAAGCGGGAATGGAAGAAGGATGTGCTGCTGACGCGGACGGTCGGCTCGCTCGGCGAGCAGATCGCCGAATATTGTCTCAGCTACTTGCTGCGCGACGCCCAATGCCATGACGTTTATGCATGGCATCAAGAGCAGCGGCAGTGGAAGCCGTTCGCTCCGAAGCGGCTTGGCGAACAGCGGGTTGTCATTTATGGCACGGGCGAAATCGGCCGGCGCATCGCGGAAACGCTTCGTTTATTTGGGGTTTCCCCGATCGGCGTCTCGCGAAGCGGCCGAGACACGCCGACGTTTTCGGCTGTTTACCGCCATGAAGAGGCGGGGGAAGCGCTTGCCTGCGCTGATTGGGTGATCGCGGCCCTTCCGCTCACCGAGGAAACGCATCATCTCTTTGACGAGACGTTTTTTGCCTGCCTGCACAATGCAGGCTTTATCAATGTCGGCCGCGGCGCGACGGTCGAGGAGACGGCGCTTGTCGGCGCGCTCGAAAATCGAAACGTCCGCCTCGCGGTGCTTGATGTGTTTGAAGAAGAGCCGCTTCCGCCGCACTCGCCGCTTTGGGTTCATCCGAATGTCATCATCACTCCGCATATCGCGGCGCTCACGTCAGCCGAAGACGCCGCCCAAAGCATTTTAGACACGCTCCGTTGCATCGAAACCGGCGAACCGCTTGCCAATGCGGTCGATGTCAGCCGGCAATATTGA
- the pucB gene encoding xanthine dehydrogenase accessory protein PucB, with protein MKDITIAAIYLAAGQSRRMGADKRALPWGDGTLGAAGLKAAFHSCLAPVIVVVPQDDALAWLPDALLGHDKCRLVRCAACHRGLAHSLACGLRRAMEERADAAAVLLADQPFVTSDTINALAGLYRRHRPDYAAFSCSGVPMPPVIFGSPMFPALLALNGDAGGRTLFRDPHWHGLLYEGDASTGIDIDTKDDYERATIYREEKEGRPHGRR; from the coding sequence ATGAAGGACATCACGATCGCCGCCATTTATTTAGCGGCCGGACAAAGCAGGCGGATGGGGGCCGATAAACGCGCCCTGCCATGGGGGGATGGGACGCTTGGCGCCGCCGGCCTGAAAGCGGCGTTTCATTCTTGCCTTGCGCCCGTCATCGTTGTCGTCCCTCAAGACGATGCGCTCGCCTGGCTTCCTGACGCGCTGCTAGGCCATGACAAATGCCGCCTTGTCCGTTGCGCCGCTTGTCACCGCGGCCTGGCTCATTCGCTGGCCTGCGGGTTGCGCCGAGCGATGGAGGAAAGAGCGGACGCCGCTGCTGTCTTATTGGCCGACCAACCGTTCGTCACATCCGACACGATCAATGCGCTAGCCGGCCTTTATCGACGCCATCGTCCCGATTACGCCGCCTTCTCCTGCTCCGGTGTGCCGATGCCCCCAGTTATTTTTGGAAGCCCAATGTTTCCCGCTCTCTTGGCGCTGAACGGCGATGCCGGTGGGCGCACGCTCTTTCGCGATCCCCACTGGCATGGTCTTTTGTACGAAGGTGATGCGTCAACCGGTATTGACATCGACACAAAAGACGATTATGAACGCGCCACCATCTATCGAGAAGAAAAGGAGGGACGCCCCCATGGCCGTCGGTAA
- a CDS encoding xanthine dehydrogenase family protein molybdopterin-binding subunit — MAVGKSIIRKEAWDKVTGRAKYTNDFKEQGMLHASLVTSPYAHARILSLEARRALAAPGVHAVVTGEGLPLTGEDMRDRPPIAFDKVRYYGEVVAVVVADTLVQAEQAARLVRVAYEPLPAVGSPREALKEGAPLLHEHLDRYEKNKTTYPEPGTNVAQRTKIRKGNIEQGFAESDVIVETSVSFAPSDHIAMETRCATAEIWPDGTIHISASSQSPFMIKKLLHTYFGEETGKVIVHTPLVGGAYGGKAPVQLELLAYLASKAVGGRKVSVWNSREHDMVTSPVHIGLEATVKIGATKEGLFKAMEILFLFDGGAYSDKAIDVSRAAAVDCTGPYHVENVFCDSLCVYTNRPYATPFRSFGHCEQAFAVERAIDELARTLQLDPWEVRRKNAIRPGHTTPTQVRLTKSNVGNMPACLDRLRELMRWDEWQRVEVDAYTVRAKGISSGWKTSTIDTDASSGVILTFNSDGSVNVISGVVEIGTGTKTVLAQIVSERLKMDVDCVHVKMDIDTQTTPEHWKTVASRGTFMAGRAALAAADDAIRQLKDIAACVLRASPDDLEVGFGRVFLRDDPAIFLPIKDIAYGYKFPNGNAIGGQVIGRGRYILRHLTPLDPKTGAGKPGPEWGVCAEGVEIEFNRRDYTYRIVKAYAVIDAGKVLNPKAALGQAMGAMSMGLSFSSREGFLFDNEQRVLNPQLRTYRPIRFGEHPEYIVEFVETPQIDAPYGARGIGEHGLIGMPAALANALSLAAGVPLNELPLVPELIWRTQKGDSYGSV, encoded by the coding sequence ATGGCCGTCGGTAAAAGCATTATCCGCAAAGAAGCGTGGGATAAAGTGACCGGCCGGGCGAAATATACGAACGATTTCAAAGAACAGGGGATGCTTCATGCCTCTTTGGTGACAAGCCCATACGCCCACGCGCGCATCCTCTCGCTGGAGGCACGCCGCGCGCTCGCCGCCCCTGGCGTCCATGCTGTTGTGACCGGCGAGGGGCTGCCGCTTACCGGTGAAGACATGCGCGACCGCCCTCCGATCGCTTTCGACAAAGTGCGCTACTATGGCGAAGTCGTCGCCGTCGTCGTCGCCGATACGCTCGTTCAAGCCGAACAGGCGGCCCGCCTTGTCCGCGTCGCCTACGAGCCGCTTCCGGCGGTCGGCTCGCCGCGTGAGGCGTTGAAAGAAGGCGCTCCATTATTGCATGAACATCTCGACCGCTATGAAAAAAACAAAACCACTTATCCTGAGCCAGGGACAAACGTCGCCCAGCGGACGAAAATCCGAAAAGGCAACATTGAACAAGGGTTTGCGGAAAGCGACGTCATCGTCGAAACAAGCGTATCGTTCGCCCCTTCCGATCATATCGCGATGGAAACACGCTGCGCCACGGCAGAAATTTGGCCGGACGGCACGATCCATATTTCCGCCTCCTCACAGTCACCGTTTATGATCAAGAAGTTGCTTCATACGTATTTTGGCGAAGAAACCGGCAAAGTCATCGTCCATACGCCGCTTGTCGGCGGCGCCTACGGAGGAAAAGCACCCGTCCAGCTTGAGCTGCTTGCCTACCTTGCCTCCAAAGCGGTCGGCGGCCGAAAAGTGAGCGTCTGGAACAGCCGCGAGCATGACATGGTCACTTCACCCGTCCATATCGGTTTGGAGGCAACCGTCAAAATCGGCGCGACAAAAGAGGGCTTGTTCAAGGCCATGGAAATCTTATTTCTATTTGACGGCGGGGCTTATTCCGACAAGGCGATCGATGTCAGCCGCGCCGCAGCCGTCGATTGCACCGGCCCGTACCATGTCGAAAACGTCTTTTGTGATTCATTGTGCGTCTATACGAATCGCCCGTACGCGACGCCGTTTCGCAGTTTTGGCCATTGCGAACAGGCATTTGCCGTTGAGCGGGCCATCGATGAATTGGCACGAACGCTTCAACTTGACCCATGGGAGGTGCGGCGCAAAAATGCCATCCGCCCGGGGCATACGACCCCGACGCAAGTGCGGCTCACGAAAAGCAACGTCGGCAACATGCCAGCCTGCCTCGACCGGTTGCGCGAGCTGATGCGCTGGGACGAGTGGCAGCGCGTCGAAGTGGACGCTTATACGGTAAGAGCAAAGGGAATCAGCAGCGGCTGGAAAACATCGACGATCGACACAGATGCTAGCTCGGGCGTCATCTTAACGTTCAACTCCGACGGCAGTGTCAACGTCATCTCCGGCGTCGTCGAAATCGGAACCGGAACGAAAACGGTGCTCGCGCAAATCGTTTCTGAACGGCTGAAGATGGACGTCGATTGTGTCCATGTCAAAATGGATATTGATACGCAAACGACGCCGGAACATTGGAAAACAGTCGCCAGCCGCGGGACGTTTATGGCCGGACGTGCGGCGCTTGCCGCTGCCGACGACGCCATCCGTCAGTTAAAAGACATCGCCGCCTGCGTCTTGCGGGCCTCGCCGGACGATTTGGAAGTCGGGTTCGGGCGCGTCTTTTTGCGCGATGACCCGGCCATCTTTCTTCCGATCAAAGACATCGCCTATGGCTACAAGTTTCCGAACGGCAACGCCATCGGCGGGCAAGTGATCGGGCGCGGCCGCTACATTTTGCGCCACTTGACCCCGCTTGATCCAAAGACCGGCGCCGGCAAACCGGGACCGGAATGGGGCGTATGCGCCGAGGGAGTGGAAATTGAGTTCAACCGCCGCGACTACACGTATCGCATTGTCAAAGCGTATGCGGTCATTGATGCCGGCAAAGTGCTCAACCCAAAGGCAGCGCTTGGCCAAGCGATGGGGGCGATGAGCATGGGGCTAAGCTTTTCCAGCCGCGAAGGGTTTCTGTTTGACAACGAACAGCGCGTGTTAAACCCACAGTTGCGCACATACCGGCCGATTCGCTTCGGCGAACATCCAGAGTACATCGTTGAGTTTGTTGAAACGCCGCAAATCGATGCCCCGTACGGCGCTCGCGGCATCGGCGAACATGGCTTGATCGGCATGCCCGCCGCCTTGGCAAACGCCTTGTCTCTCGCTGCCGGCGTGCCGCTCAATGAACTGCCGCTTGTGCCTGAACTCATTTGGCGGACACAGAAAGGGGACTCCTATGGTTCCGTTTGA
- a CDS encoding FAD binding domain-containing protein has translation MVPFDFAYYRPQSIAEATALFAALERDGKRTLYYGGTEIITLSRLNLVRTAAVIDIKSIPECRSLDVDNGSLVLGAALSLGELEEANPFPLLTKAAREVADRTARNQITLGGNICGQIFYRETALPLFVAEADVIIAGPYGIRQCRFLDLFHQQLQLGRGEFVVQFKVDRATATLPHFHRKRRKQGEVGYPLVTIAALKKDGTVRVALSDICPFPFRSADVEAHLNDRNRPVGERIQAAVDAFPRPILHDIEGSADYRLFVVAQLLEDMLRELGDGETV, from the coding sequence ATGGTTCCGTTTGACTTTGCCTACTACCGGCCGCAGTCGATCGCCGAAGCGACAGCGCTGTTTGCGGCGCTCGAGCGGGATGGAAAACGAACGCTCTACTACGGCGGCACGGAAATCATCACGTTGTCTCGGTTGAACCTTGTCCGCACCGCTGCCGTCATTGACATAAAATCGATTCCTGAATGTCGGTCGCTTGATGTCGACAATGGTTCTCTCGTGCTCGGAGCGGCGCTCTCCCTCGGCGAGCTCGAAGAAGCAAATCCGTTCCCGTTATTGACAAAAGCGGCGCGAGAAGTCGCCGACCGGACAGCGCGCAACCAAATTACGCTCGGCGGCAACATCTGCGGACAAATTTTTTACCGTGAGACCGCACTACCGCTATTCGTCGCCGAAGCGGATGTCATCATCGCCGGACCATACGGCATCAGGCAATGCCGCTTCCTTGACTTGTTTCATCAACAGCTACAGCTTGGCCGCGGTGAATTTGTCGTCCAGTTCAAGGTTGACCGTGCCACCGCCACCCTGCCCCATTTCCACCGCAAGCGCCGCAAGCAAGGGGAAGTCGGCTACCCGCTTGTGACGATTGCAGCGCTGAAAAAAGACGGGACGGTTCGCGTTGCCCTAAGCGACATCTGCCCGTTTCCGTTTCGCTCGGCTGACGTTGAGGCGCACCTCAACGACCGGAACCGCCCAGTTGGTGAACGAATCCAAGCAGCGGTTGACGCCTTCCCGCGCCCGATTTTGCACGATATTGAAGGCTCGGCAGACTACCGGCTGTTTGTCGTCGCCCAGCTGCTTGAAGATATGCTTCGTGAGCTCGGAGACGGAGAAACCGTCTAA
- a CDS encoding LutC/YkgG family protein, with product MTRGTIQNREAFLQTIAEHLGRSPRLSGVSRPQWDYAPQWTVFAGYSQDDLLNVLQKQCGLIHTDYIETTSAELAGALRRQVAAYGGGPVIVPDDPRFAEYGLSALLRDEWPAEQTTVHIWNPALGRQNIDAAEQANVGIVFSDITLAESGTVVLFSRNEQGRAIHFLPKTYIAIVPKSTVVPRMTQAAAVIHEQIEKGGLVPSCINFITGPSNSADIEMNLVVGVHGPMKAAYIVVTDR from the coding sequence ATGACGCGTGGCACCATTCAAAACCGCGAGGCGTTTTTGCAAACCATCGCCGAGCACCTTGGGAGAAGCCCGCGCCTGTCCGGCGTCTCTCGGCCGCAATGGGATTATGCACCGCAATGGACGGTGTTTGCCGGCTATAGCCAAGACGACTTGCTGAACGTGCTGCAAAAACAATGCGGATTGATCCATACCGATTACATCGAGACGACAAGCGCCGAACTTGCCGGCGCGCTGAGGCGGCAAGTGGCCGCCTATGGCGGCGGTCCGGTCATCGTGCCGGATGACCCGCGCTTTGCCGAGTACGGGCTGTCCGCCTTGCTTCGCGACGAATGGCCCGCGGAACAAACGACCGTCCATATTTGGAATCCGGCGCTTGGACGCCAAAACATTGACGCCGCCGAGCAGGCGAACGTCGGCATCGTCTTCAGCGACATTACGCTCGCGGAATCAGGGACAGTCGTGTTGTTTTCGCGCAATGAACAAGGGCGGGCCATTCACTTTTTGCCGAAAACATATATCGCCATCGTCCCGAAAAGCACGGTCGTGCCGCGCATGACGCAAGCGGCGGCGGTCATTCACGAGCAAATCGAAAAAGGCGGGCTCGTCCCGTCGTGCATCAACTTCATCACCGGCCCAAGCAACTCGGCCGACATTGAAATGAACTTGGTCGTCGGCGTCCACGGGCCGATGAAAGCGGCGTATATCGTCGTCACCGACCGTTGA
- a CDS encoding SPFH domain-containing protein, with amino-acid sequence MREQEAWRIDGFIGIGCVALFVLAGFVSLIQAQLLLAVFCFALAAFLATGITIVQPNQAKVIIFFGRYFGTIRDSGLFFTVPLTVRKKVSLRVRNFTSKKLKVNDVQGNPIEIAAVVVFRVIDSAKAVFDVDDYEQFVEIQSEAAIRHVATKYPYDTFKDDNEITLRGNADVISDVLAQELQDRLRIAGVDVMEARLTHLAYSPEIAGAMLQRQQAAAILAARKKIVEGAVSMARMAIEQLDKENVLELDDERKAAMVNNLMVAIVSERAAQPVINTGSLY; translated from the coding sequence ATGAGAGAACAAGAAGCATGGCGCATAGATGGATTTATCGGCATCGGATGCGTCGCCCTTTTCGTTCTGGCTGGTTTTGTCAGCCTCATTCAAGCGCAGCTCTTATTGGCCGTTTTCTGCTTCGCCCTTGCCGCCTTCTTGGCGACTGGCATCACGATCGTTCAGCCGAATCAAGCAAAAGTGATCATTTTTTTCGGCCGCTACTTTGGCACGATTCGCGACAGCGGGCTGTTTTTCACCGTGCCGCTCACCGTTCGAAAGAAAGTATCGCTGCGCGTGCGCAACTTCACGAGCAAGAAGCTGAAAGTGAACGATGTTCAAGGCAATCCAATTGAAATCGCCGCCGTCGTCGTCTTTCGCGTCATCGATTCAGCCAAGGCGGTGTTTGACGTTGATGATTATGAACAATTTGTTGAGATTCAAAGCGAAGCGGCCATCCGCCATGTCGCAACGAAATATCCATACGACACGTTTAAAGACGACAACGAGATCACGCTGCGCGGCAATGCGGATGTCATTTCTGATGTGCTTGCCCAAGAATTGCAAGACCGGCTGCGCATTGCCGGAGTTGACGTGATGGAAGCGCGCCTCACCCACTTGGCCTACTCGCCGGAAATCGCGGGCGCCATGCTCCAACGCCAGCAAGCCGCCGCCATTTTGGCCGCCCGGAAAAAGATCGTCGAAGGCGCCGTCTCGATGGCGCGCATGGCGATCGAACAGCTTGACAAAGAAAACGTTTTAGAGTTAGATGATGAACGAAAAGCCGCAATGGTGAACAACTTGATGGTGGCGATCGTCTCCGAGCGCGCCGCCCAGCCGGTGATCAATACCGGCAGTCTATACTGA
- a CDS encoding XdhC family protein, whose translation MESSHAVLEAIAAAPGDGVLAIIISVEGSAYQKEGTCMWIGANGETVGLLSGGCLEEAVAAYARDVLANRQVAAVSFDLRTEDDLSWGQGAGCNGLVHIWLEPVTSDAKLDWLALKHCLDRGEHVLMVRSIMYPDERPFFQSETGEQFGGCRRTPHREWREWLHKTPFYQGRSGLYEVDGETFYVQHFWPKPRLVIFGAGPDAPPLVAAAKAAGFSVTVSDWRPAFCHPSHVSDADEWVVGFPHETVPMLHLNERDFVIVMTHQFERDRELVSLLADKPLAYLGVLGPRRRTDRLFPSGSAPPFVRSPVGLSIGARSPHEIAISITAELISVLRRHGAEAAQ comes from the coding sequence ATGGAGAGTTCCCATGCTGTGCTCGAGGCGATCGCCGCCGCGCCGGGCGACGGTGTGTTAGCCATCATCATCAGTGTGGAAGGCTCAGCCTACCAAAAAGAAGGGACGTGCATGTGGATTGGCGCCAACGGAGAAACAGTCGGGCTGCTGAGCGGCGGATGCCTCGAAGAAGCGGTGGCGGCCTACGCGCGTGACGTATTGGCCAACCGCCAGGTAGCTGCTGTCTCGTTTGATTTGCGGACCGAGGACGATTTGTCGTGGGGGCAGGGTGCTGGTTGCAACGGCCTCGTCCACATTTGGCTCGAGCCGGTCACAAGCGACGCAAAACTCGATTGGCTGGCGCTCAAGCATTGCCTTGACCGCGGCGAACATGTACTGATGGTCCGAAGCATCATGTATCCAGACGAGCGGCCGTTTTTCCAAAGTGAAACAGGCGAACAATTCGGCGGTTGCCGTCGGACGCCGCATCGGGAATGGCGCGAATGGCTTCACAAAACGCCGTTTTATCAAGGGCGAAGCGGTTTGTACGAAGTGGACGGGGAAACATTTTACGTTCAGCACTTTTGGCCAAAGCCGCGCCTCGTCATTTTCGGCGCCGGTCCGGACGCCCCGCCGCTCGTCGCGGCGGCCAAAGCGGCGGGATTTTCCGTTACCGTGAGTGATTGGCGCCCAGCGTTTTGCCATCCATCCCATGTGTCCGACGCTGATGAATGGGTGGTTGGCTTTCCGCATGAAACGGTGCCAATGCTCCATTTGAATGAACGCGATTTTGTCATCGTGATGACCCACCAATTTGAACGCGACCGCGAACTCGTCTCGCTGCTGGCTGACAAACCGCTCGCCTACCTTGGCGTGCTCGGCCCGCGGCGGCGCACCGACCGCCTCTTTCCTTCCGGCTCCGCCCCGCCGTTTGTCCGTTCGCCGGTTGGGCTGTCCATCGGCGCGCGCAGCCCACATGAAATCGCCATCAGCATCACCGCCGAGCTGATCAGCGTGTTGCGCAGGCATGGAGCGGAGGCCGCCCAATGA
- a CDS encoding TerC family protein, whose amino-acid sequence MTISAAALLALWKIIAIDIILSGDNAVVIAMATRRLPNDQRNKAIVWGTAGAVLLRILFAAVIVFLLNIPFVHFVGGLLLVWIAYKVLVEREEEVKVQAADRLLKAIMTIIIADAVMSLDNVVAVAGAAEGHLGMLALGVAISIPIMIFGSKAIVHVMEKHRWIAYVGSGILAWTAGKMMAGDEGVLHWFHLSYGPFVYAVAAGVTILVVSAGYITNKRAEREEGTLI is encoded by the coding sequence TTGACTATTTCTGCCGCGGCGCTGTTGGCGTTATGGAAGATTATTGCAATTGATATCATTTTGTCGGGGGATAATGCGGTCGTCATTGCGATGGCGACGCGGCGGCTGCCGAACGACCAGCGGAACAAAGCGATCGTATGGGGAACGGCGGGGGCGGTGCTGCTCCGCATTTTGTTTGCGGCGGTCATCGTCTTTTTGCTCAACATCCCGTTCGTTCACTTTGTGGGCGGTTTGCTGCTTGTCTGGATCGCCTATAAAGTGCTTGTTGAGCGGGAGGAGGAGGTCAAAGTGCAAGCGGCAGACCGGTTGCTGAAAGCCATCATGACGATCATCATCGCCGATGCGGTCATGAGCTTGGACAATGTCGTCGCCGTCGCCGGGGCGGCGGAAGGGCATCTAGGCATGCTAGCGCTTGGGGTCGCCATCAGCATCCCGATCATGATTTTCGGCTCCAAAGCGATCGTCCATGTGATGGAAAAACATCGTTGGATCGCATACGTCGGCTCGGGCATTTTGGCGTGGACGGCCGGAAAGATGATGGCAGGGGATGAAGGGGTATTGCATTGGTTTCACCTTTCTTACGGACCGTTCGTCTACGCGGTGGCCGCTGGCGTGACGATTTTGGTCGTGTCTGCCGGCTACATCACGAATAAAAGAGCCGAGCGTGAAGAAGGGACGTTGATTTGA